A window of the Gossypium hirsutum isolate 1008001.06 chromosome A03, Gossypium_hirsutum_v2.1, whole genome shotgun sequence genome harbors these coding sequences:
- the LOC107885997 gene encoding uncharacterized protein isoform X3 — MELQHFSHHHPLLFIQHQSVTDEAAQCFGCEELIDGPSYGCNDCKYYLHKRCAELELTPHLNHPFHPQHLLTLLPKSPYKGRWRCDFCRRRPSSGFVYHCDPCKFDLHINCALLQSSIAPNFPTSLHQHPLFFIQDHNDEVNRDCSGCMKPLSGPIYYCLDCYLSDKRCFILHKQCAELPLEINHPYDRRKHPLTLLPKPPTHLHNCSCYLCKIQWEGFVYSCSFCKIELTLDDFFSPQTITNASHEHPWMLLSRQMSFICDFCGTTGDRTPYLCAICDLLVHKNCISLPQNIMITRHHHVISHSYSLTQLDELCRICYEEVDTRYGSYHCSASDCNYIAHVHCATDKAVWDGKSIPEDYDERSMVALDESINWITDVVEQMSFGENTVAVEIKHAYHDHNLRLTFSGEMNDDGQCDGCMRPISTPFYSCEQYVYIMDLATNAMIKVAHLNVTFGVFYYRTLWSIQVTSIYCSLSITFQRNAVLVVEMETHGTWHIDARSVVISH; from the exons ATGGAACTTCAACATTTCTCCCATCACCATCCTTTGCTCTTCATTCAACACCAAAGTGTTACAGATGAAGCAGCTCAGTGCTTTGGGTGTGAGGAACTTATAGACGGTCCAAGCTATGGCTGCAATGACTGTAAGTATTATCTTCATAAGAGATGTGCGGAGTTAGAGTTAACCCCCCACCTTAATCATCCTTTCCACCCTCAACACCTTCTCACTCTTTTGCCTAAATCTCCTTATAAGGGTAGATGGCGCTGTGATTTTTGTCGGAGGCGGCCTTCTTCGGGATTCGTTTATCATTGTGATCCTTGTAAATTCGATCTGCACATCAACTGTGCTTTGCTTCAATCATCCATTGCTCCAAATTTTCCTACTTCTTTGCATCAACATCCACTGTTCTTCATTCAAGACCATAACGACGAAGTCAATCGCGATTGCTCCGGATGTATGAAACCATTATCTGGTCCAATTTACTATTGTTTAGATTGTTACCTTTCTGATAAACGCTGCTTTATCCTTCATAAGCAATGTGCAGAACTACCTCTTGAGATTAATCACCCCTACGACCGCCGTAAGCATCCCCTTACTCTCTTGCCGAAACCACCTACTCATCTTCACAACTGTAGCTGTTATTTGTGCAAAATTCAGTGGGAAGGGTTTGTTTATTCTTGCTCTTTTTGCAAGATTGAGCTTACTCTTGATGATTTTTTCTCACCACAAACAATCACGAATGCAAGTCATGAACACCCATGGATGCTTCTATCAAGACAAATGTCAtttatttgtgatttttgtgGCACCACTGGAGATCGCACCCCTTATCTCTGTGCTATATGCGACCTTCTTGTCCATAAAAATTGCATTTCATTGCCACAGAATATCATGATAACGCGACATCATCATGTTATTTCTCACTCATATTCTCTTACGCAACTAGATGAGTTGTGCAGAATTTGTTACGAGGAAGTCGATACGAGGTATGGCAGTTACCATTGCTCTGCTTCTGATTGCAATTATATTGCTCATGTGCATTGTGCAACAGATAAAGCAGTTTGGGATGGAAAAAGCATCCCTGAAGACTATGATGAGAGGTCCATGGTAGCTCTTGATGAATCTATAAATTGGATTACCGATGTTGTTGAACAAATGAGTTTTGGAGAGAATACGGTAGCAGTTGAGATCAAACATGCTTATCATGATCATAATTTAAGACTCACTTTTAGTGGGGAGATGAACGACGATGGCCAATGTGATGGGTGTATGAGGCCTATCTCAACTCCGTTTTATAGTTGTGAGCAAT ACGTTTATATCATGGATTTAGCTACAAATGCGATGATAAAGGTTGCGCATTTGAATGTGACATTCGGTGTATTTTATTATCGGACACTTTGGAGCATCCAAGTCACGAGCATTTATTGTTCCTTATCCATAACTTTTCAGCGAAATGCAGTGCTTGTCGTAGAAATGGAAACCCATGGGACATGGCATATAGATGCACGAAGCGTTGTGATTTCACATTAG
- the LOC107885997 gene encoding uncharacterized protein isoform X1 encodes MELQHFSHHHPLLFIQHQSVTDEAAQCFGCEELIDGPSYGCNDCKYYLHKRCAELELTPHLNHPFHPQHLLTLLPKSPYKGRWRCDFCRRRPSSGFVYHCDPCKFDLHINCALLQSSIAPNFPTSLHQHPLFFIQDHNDEVNRDCSGCMKPLSGPIYYCLDCYLSDKRCFILHKQCAELPLEINHPYDRRKHPLTLLPKPPTHLHNCSCYLCKIQWEGFVYSCSFCKIELTLDDFFSPQTITNASHEHPWMLLSRQMSFICDFCGTTGDRTPYLCAICDLLVHKNCISLPQNIMITRHHHVISHSYSLTQLDELCRICYEEVDTRYGSYHCSASDCNYIAHVHCATDKAVWDGKSIPEDYDERSMVALDESINWITDVVEQMSFGENTVAVEIKHAYHDHNLRLTFSGEMNDDGQCDGCMRPISTPFYSCEQSKCSACRRNGNPWDMAYRCTKRCDFTLDLQCATLPLTTWYKHDRHPLTLTCTDDSDPSQHYCDLCEHERDPNDWFYYCAGCDNTLHSKCALGDLPFLKIGSNLQIGSNLQIGSNLYKYFFHNHPHPFTIVKNIWDCPPCKVCGEVCNEQALQCKKSECNFSVHWNCRYRLRL; translated from the exons ATGGAACTTCAACATTTCTCCCATCACCATCCTTTGCTCTTCATTCAACACCAAAGTGTTACAGATGAAGCAGCTCAGTGCTTTGGGTGTGAGGAACTTATAGACGGTCCAAGCTATGGCTGCAATGACTGTAAGTATTATCTTCATAAGAGATGTGCGGAGTTAGAGTTAACCCCCCACCTTAATCATCCTTTCCACCCTCAACACCTTCTCACTCTTTTGCCTAAATCTCCTTATAAGGGTAGATGGCGCTGTGATTTTTGTCGGAGGCGGCCTTCTTCGGGATTCGTTTATCATTGTGATCCTTGTAAATTCGATCTGCACATCAACTGTGCTTTGCTTCAATCATCCATTGCTCCAAATTTTCCTACTTCTTTGCATCAACATCCACTGTTCTTCATTCAAGACCATAACGACGAAGTCAATCGCGATTGCTCCGGATGTATGAAACCATTATCTGGTCCAATTTACTATTGTTTAGATTGTTACCTTTCTGATAAACGCTGCTTTATCCTTCATAAGCAATGTGCAGAACTACCTCTTGAGATTAATCACCCCTACGACCGCCGTAAGCATCCCCTTACTCTCTTGCCGAAACCACCTACTCATCTTCACAACTGTAGCTGTTATTTGTGCAAAATTCAGTGGGAAGGGTTTGTTTATTCTTGCTCTTTTTGCAAGATTGAGCTTACTCTTGATGATTTTTTCTCACCACAAACAATCACGAATGCAAGTCATGAACACCCATGGATGCTTCTATCAAGACAAATGTCAtttatttgtgatttttgtgGCACCACTGGAGATCGCACCCCTTATCTCTGTGCTATATGCGACCTTCTTGTCCATAAAAATTGCATTTCATTGCCACAGAATATCATGATAACGCGACATCATCATGTTATTTCTCACTCATATTCTCTTACGCAACTAGATGAGTTGTGCAGAATTTGTTACGAGGAAGTCGATACGAGGTATGGCAGTTACCATTGCTCTGCTTCTGATTGCAATTATATTGCTCATGTGCATTGTGCAACAGATAAAGCAGTTTGGGATGGAAAAAGCATCCCTGAAGACTATGATGAGAGGTCCATGGTAGCTCTTGATGAATCTATAAATTGGATTACCGATGTTGTTGAACAAATGAGTTTTGGAGAGAATACGGTAGCAGTTGAGATCAAACATGCTTATCATGATCATAATTTAAGACTCACTTTTAGTGGGGAGATGAACGACGATGGCCAATGTGATGGGTGTATGAGGCCTATCTCAACTCCGTTTTATAGTTGTGAGCAAT CGAAATGCAGTGCTTGTCGTAGAAATGGAAACCCATGGGACATGGCATATAGATGCACGAAGCGTTGTGATTTCACATTAGATCTACAATGTGCCACACTACCACTCACAACTTGGTACAAGCATGATAGACATCCTCTTACTCTAACTTGTACAGATGATTCTGATCCTTCTCAACATTATTGTGATCTGTGTGAGCATGAAAGGGACCCAAATGATTGGTTTTACTACTGTGCTGGATGTGATAACACTCTCCATTCCAAATGTGCTCTTGGGGATCTCCCATTTCTGAAGATTGGAAGCAACCTTCAGATTGGAAGCAACCTTCAGATTGGAAGCAACCTTTACAAGTATTTTTTTCATAATCACCCACATCCATTCACTATTGTGAAAAACATATGGGATTGCCCTCCATGTAAAGTTTGCGGCGAGGTTTGCAATGAACAAGCCCTACAATGTAAAAAATCTGAATGCAACTTTAGCGTCCACTGGAATTGCCGTTATCGGTTGCGTTTGTGA
- the LOC107885997 gene encoding uncharacterized protein isoform X2, whose protein sequence is MKPLSGPIYYCLDCYLSDKRCFILHKQCAELPLEINHPYDRRKHPLTLLPKPPTHLHNCSCYLCKIQWEGFVYSCSFCKIELTLDDFFSPQTITNASHEHPWMLLSRQMSFICDFCGTTGDRTPYLCAICDLLVHKNCISLPQNIMITRHHHVISHSYSLTQLDELCRICYEEVDTRYGSYHCSASDCNYIAHVHCATDKAVWDGKSIPEDYDERSMVALDESINWITDVVEQMSFGENTVAVEIKHAYHDHNLRLTFSGEMNDDGQCDGCMRPISTPFYSCEQCKFFLHKECAELSRKKRHPFHKHALMLKKSKTSVYPSCSSCRRLYHGFSYKCDDKGCAFECDIRCILLSDTLEHPSHEHLLFLIHNFSAKCSACRRNGNPWDMAYRCTKRCDFTLDLQCATLPLTTWYKHDRHPLTLTCTDDSDPSQHYCDLCEHERDPNDWFYYCAGCDNTLHSKCALGDLPFLKIGSNLQIGSNLQIGSNLYKYFFHNHPHPFTIVKNIWDCPPCKVCGEVCNEQALQCKKSECNFSVHWNCRYRLRL, encoded by the coding sequence ATGAAACCATTATCTGGTCCAATTTACTATTGTTTAGATTGTTACCTTTCTGATAAACGCTGCTTTATCCTTCATAAGCAATGTGCAGAACTACCTCTTGAGATTAATCACCCCTACGACCGCCGTAAGCATCCCCTTACTCTCTTGCCGAAACCACCTACTCATCTTCACAACTGTAGCTGTTATTTGTGCAAAATTCAGTGGGAAGGGTTTGTTTATTCTTGCTCTTTTTGCAAGATTGAGCTTACTCTTGATGATTTTTTCTCACCACAAACAATCACGAATGCAAGTCATGAACACCCATGGATGCTTCTATCAAGACAAATGTCAtttatttgtgatttttgtgGCACCACTGGAGATCGCACCCCTTATCTCTGTGCTATATGCGACCTTCTTGTCCATAAAAATTGCATTTCATTGCCACAGAATATCATGATAACGCGACATCATCATGTTATTTCTCACTCATATTCTCTTACGCAACTAGATGAGTTGTGCAGAATTTGTTACGAGGAAGTCGATACGAGGTATGGCAGTTACCATTGCTCTGCTTCTGATTGCAATTATATTGCTCATGTGCATTGTGCAACAGATAAAGCAGTTTGGGATGGAAAAAGCATCCCTGAAGACTATGATGAGAGGTCCATGGTAGCTCTTGATGAATCTATAAATTGGATTACCGATGTTGTTGAACAAATGAGTTTTGGAGAGAATACGGTAGCAGTTGAGATCAAACATGCTTATCATGATCATAATTTAAGACTCACTTTTAGTGGGGAGATGAACGACGATGGCCAATGTGATGGGTGTATGAGGCCTATCTCAACTCCGTTTTATAGTTGTGAGCAATGTAAGTTTTTTCTCCATAAAGAATGCGCTGAATTGTCGAGAAAAAAACGACACCCATTTCACAAGCACGCACTTatgctaaaaaaatcaaaaacaagtGTTTATCCATCATGTAGTTCTTGCAGACGTTTATATCATGGATTTAGCTACAAATGCGATGATAAAGGTTGCGCATTTGAATGTGACATTCGGTGTATTTTATTATCGGACACTTTGGAGCATCCAAGTCACGAGCATTTATTGTTCCTTATCCATAACTTTTCAGCGAAATGCAGTGCTTGTCGTAGAAATGGAAACCCATGGGACATGGCATATAGATGCACGAAGCGTTGTGATTTCACATTAGATCTACAATGTGCCACACTACCACTCACAACTTGGTACAAGCATGATAGACATCCTCTTACTCTAACTTGTACAGATGATTCTGATCCTTCTCAACATTATTGTGATCTGTGTGAGCATGAAAGGGACCCAAATGATTGGTTTTACTACTGTGCTGGATGTGATAACACTCTCCATTCCAAATGTGCTCTTGGGGATCTCCCATTTCTGAAGATTGGAAGCAACCTTCAGATTGGAAGCAACCTTCAGATTGGAAGCAACCTTTACAAGTATTTTTTTCATAATCACCCACATCCATTCACTATTGTGAAAAACATATGGGATTGCCCTCCATGTAAAGTTTGCGGCGAGGTTTGCAATGAACAAGCCCTACAATGTAAAAAATCTGAATGCAACTTTAGCGTCCACTGGAATTGCCGTTATCGGTTGCGTTTGTGA